The Paraflavitalea devenefica DNA segment AGGTTGTGGGTGCTGAATGTGGGCGATATTAAGCCGATTGAATACAATATGGAGTTTTTCCTCGACATGGCTTTTAATGCGACACTCTTTAAAGACAGCAAATACACAAAGCAGCACTTACTTACCTGGGCAGGCAACCTGTTTGGCAAAGACAAAGCACCTGCCATACAACAGGTATTGTGGCAATATTATCAACTGGCTTTTGAAAGAAAGCCTGAGTATATGGGCTGGAGCCAGACAGAGCCCACCACCAAAACTTCTTACACTACTTATAACCATTTCTTTTATGGCGATGAAGCGCAGCGAAGGATTGATCAATACGATTCGCTGGAGCGGGCCGTAAAGGCTTTGCGCGCTTCCATACGTTCTAATGATGCTGATGCCTTTTATGAACTGGTGTATTACCCGGTAAGAGGCGCTTCGCTGATGAACAAGAAGTTCCTTTACCGCGATAAAAGTTATTATTATGCCCGGCAGAATAGGTTGAGCGCCTACGATTATGTTCGCCTGTCGAAACTGGCTTATGACAGTATTGTGCAGGAAACGAACTGGTACAATACGCAACTGGCAGGTGGTAAATGGAAAAACATACTATCTATGTCTCCCCGGAACCTGCCCGTGTACCAGGAACCGGTGCTCACTCCTTTTACCACCGATTCATCGGCTGTATGGGGTGTAGCGCCTGAAGGTGATAGCACGGCGGCCGGTTCACGTCAGACTTTACAATTGCCGGCATTTGATGCGCTCAACCGCCAGCAATATTTCATTGACCTGTTTTTAACCAACGCTACTACTGTAAACTGGACCGCTGCTATAACAGATCAACGCATCCGCCTTTCTGCTGTTAGCGGTACACTTAGCCCCACAGCAGGCAAAAGCCAGGTACGTATTTGGGTGGAGATTGACTGGCGTGCAGGAGCAGCGGGCAGTCCGCTATCTGATCAGATCAGTTTTACCGGCGCTGGCAAAACGTATGCGGTATCGGTAACCGGTACTCCCCTTTCCACCGGGCAGGCTTCCTACCAGGGCTTTATTGAAAATAATGGATTGATCTCTATGTATGCCACTCATTATAGCTGGAGTAAGATGACTGCTGCGGGTCAGTGGAAAGTATTGGATGACCTGGGCTATACAGGCCGGTCATTACAAGCGTCTTTCCTTCAACAGCCTACTATTACTGTTACGGAGGATGCTATCAAAAAGAATAACCCCTGGGTAGCGTATGATTTTTATACTTTTTCGGCAGATACACCCATCGTAACTGTTTTTTCATTGCCCACGCATCCGCTGCACAAAGCCTATAGCGTGCGCTATGCGCTCTCCCTGGATGATGGTCCGCTAACCATTGTTGACTTCCGTACAGCAGGCAGAAGTGAAGAATGGAAGCAAAATGTATTAAGGAACAGCGCCATCAGGAAAACAATGATGCCCGCTATCAGCGGCGGCAAGCACACTTTAAAGATTTATAGTATAGATCCGGGTGTTGTTATAGATAAGATATTGCTTACCTTGGGCAGCACAGGTAATGCCTACAGCACGATTGCTGAAACACGCCTGAAAAAGGATACCCCATAAAATCCGGTATGACCCAACCAACTGCCGCTATAGCTATGACATCTAAAAGAGAAATTACGATTTATGACCTGGCCAGGGAGCTGAATATTTCCACGGCAACGGTGAGCCGGGCGCTCAATAATCACCCCAGTGTAAGTAAAAAGACCCGGAAGAAGATCAGTGAGTTGGCCAAGGCTACCGGTTATCAGCAGAATAATTTTGCCAGCAACCTGCGTAAGCAGAAGACACATACGATCGGCGTTATTATCCATGAACTCAACAGCCGCTTCATTGTATCGGCCCTCAGTGGTATTGAAAAGGTAATAACAGCGGCCCATTATAATATTATCATTGGTCACTCTGCAGAGACCAGCAGCAAAGAAGCAGCCAATGCCCTGAACCTCTTTCACAAAAGAGTGGATGGCTTGATCGCTTCCCTGGCTTATGATACGGAAACCCTGGATCATTATGAGCCTTTCCTGAAGAAAGACATCCCGGTGGTTTTCTTTGACCGTGTGAAGAAGGATAGTGCCGGCATCAAGATCGTGATTGATAATTTTAAGGCTGGCTATGAGGCTACTACCCACCTCATTCAGCAGGGATGTAAACGGTTGGTGCATATTACGGGCAACCTGATGCAGAATGTGTATGCCGACCGGTGGAAGGGATTCCAGTCAGCCCTTGCCGATAATAACCTGCCCTGCCTGCCGGAGCAGCTTATTGTGAACGACCTGGATGAAAAAGCAGGTATTGAGGCAGCCCTGCAGGTACTGAGCATGCCGGAAAGGCCTGATGGCATTTTTGTAACGAATGACCTGTGCGCCGCTGTTTGCATGCAGAAGCTGAAAGAAGGCGGCCTGAAGATACCGGAGGATATTGCTATTGTGGGGTTTAATAATGACCTTATCAGCCGGATAGCAGAACCTGCCCTCACTACCATTAACTATGCAGGCATAGAGATGGGTGAAGTGGCGGCTAAAT contains these protein-coding regions:
- a CDS encoding glycosyl hydrolase 115 family protein; protein product: MNCFSILPGILTIFRSGSILLFLILIISGVQVYAQPSPIRLTETVQAGGFTIAAAGKASPLLIDTADATVVRIAATALSSDVKLVTGLAPAIHDQPTAIPYAVIIGTLGHNKLIDALAAKGALPVAQVKGKWETFCITIVNNPTKNIQKALVIAGSDPRGTAFGVFELSKIMGVSPWVWWADAMPQHRAAMYLSAGVSIIGPPSVKYRGIFINDEDWGLQPWAAKTFEPETGDIGPKTYAKVFELLLRLKANLIWPAMHPSTNPFYHYPRNKQVAADYAIVTGSSHAEPMMRNNVGEWDKKTMGDFNYLTNKPTITRYWEERVKESSLNEVIYSLGMRGVHDSGMEGVKNPKDAVPLLEGIFTDQRNMLKRHIDKDVTKVPQAFTAYKEVLDIYDNNLKVPDDVTLVWPDDNYGYIQRLSNEPEKQRAGGSGVYYHASYWGRPHDYLWLGTAHPGLMREEMMKAYDSKADRLWVLNVGDIKPIEYNMEFFLDMAFNATLFKDSKYTKQHLLTWAGNLFGKDKAPAIQQVLWQYYQLAFERKPEYMGWSQTEPTTKTSYTTYNHFFYGDEAQRRIDQYDSLERAVKALRASIRSNDADAFYELVYYPVRGASLMNKKFLYRDKSYYYARQNRLSAYDYVRLSKLAYDSIVQETNWYNTQLAGGKWKNILSMSPRNLPVYQEPVLTPFTTDSSAVWGVAPEGDSTAAGSRQTLQLPAFDALNRQQYFIDLFLTNATTVNWTAAITDQRIRLSAVSGTLSPTAGKSQVRIWVEIDWRAGAAGSPLSDQISFTGAGKTYAVSVTGTPLSTGQASYQGFIENNGLISMYATHYSWSKMTAAGQWKVLDDLGYTGRSLQASFLQQPTITVTEDAIKKNNPWVAYDFYTFSADTPIVTVFSLPTHPLHKAYSVRYALSLDDGPLTIVDFRTAGRSEEWKQNVLRNSAIRKTMMPAISGGKHTLKIYSIDPGVVIDKILLTLGSTGNAYSTIAETRLKKDTP
- a CDS encoding LacI family DNA-binding transcriptional regulator, whose product is MTQPTAAIAMTSKREITIYDLARELNISTATVSRALNNHPSVSKKTRKKISELAKATGYQQNNFASNLRKQKTHTIGVIIHELNSRFIVSALSGIEKVITAAHYNIIIGHSAETSSKEAANALNLFHKRVDGLIASLAYDTETLDHYEPFLKKDIPVVFFDRVKKDSAGIKIVIDNFKAGYEATTHLIQQGCKRLVHITGNLMQNVYADRWKGFQSALADNNLPCLPEQLIVNDLDEKAGIEAALQVLSMPERPDGIFVTNDLCAAVCMQKLKEGGLKIPEDIAIVGFNNDLISRIAEPALTTINYAGIEMGEVAAKCLINQLNHNKLPDSNYTITLPAALLIRASSLKKKL